A single Streptomyces sp. Edi2 DNA region contains:
- a CDS encoding tetratricopeptide repeat protein — MSPTMPPPLRRARCPGTPVLTPALDDAELAPAAEALTLGQWARVRTLLAGTGAHWDLRGHRLTVLATCPGSATWAGDWLLAEPDSGDAATLLALATVHLALRGESGAEAAAGACATAARMLPDDPTPWLGALILARRTGTPDERAHAFRQVCARHRDHHHAHHLMTASLAEQLTGVTDDPRHPVHVFAARAAARAPADSPLALLPVVAYAERYRVLAAAGLAPCDPADSGHWSTRRARQVLQAAVDWWLEWEGEEHPRRKIDLNFLAHAAFHQGRIAEAATLFQRIGPHATHAPWSYPGRDGAGAFRAARATALCRAREAAAP, encoded by the coding sequence ATGTCGCCAACGATGCCGCCACCCCTCCGGCGCGCCCGCTGCCCCGGCACCCCGGTGCTCACACCGGCCCTGGACGACGCTGAACTGGCCCCCGCGGCCGAGGCGTTGACACTCGGCCAGTGGGCCAGGGTGCGTACCCTGCTCGCCGGGACCGGTGCGCACTGGGATCTGCGCGGCCACCGGTTAACCGTCCTGGCCACCTGCCCCGGCAGCGCCACCTGGGCCGGCGACTGGCTGCTCGCCGAACCGGACAGTGGTGACGCCGCCACCCTCCTGGCCCTCGCCACCGTCCATCTCGCCCTGCGCGGCGAGAGCGGCGCCGAGGCCGCAGCCGGAGCCTGTGCCACCGCCGCCCGGATGCTGCCCGACGACCCCACCCCCTGGCTCGGCGCGCTGATCCTCGCCCGCCGCACCGGCACCCCGGACGAACGGGCCCACGCCTTCCGCCAGGTGTGCGCCCGCCACCGCGACCACCACCACGCACACCACCTCATGACGGCCTCCCTGGCCGAGCAGCTGACCGGCGTCACCGACGATCCGCGGCACCCGGTCCATGTCTTCGCGGCCCGCGCGGCGGCCCGTGCCCCCGCCGACTCCCCGCTCGCTCTCCTCCCCGTCGTGGCGTACGCCGAGCGCTACCGTGTCCTCGCCGCCGCGGGACTTGCTCCCTGCGACCCCGCGGACTCGGGCCACTGGTCCACCCGGCGTGCCCGGCAGGTGCTGCAGGCCGCCGTCGACTGGTGGCTGGAGTGGGAGGGCGAGGAACACCCGCGCCGCAAGATCGATCTCAACTTCCTCGCCCATGCAGCCTTCCACCAAGGGCGGATCGCCGAGGCCGCCACGCTGTTCCAGCGGATCGGTCCGCACGCCACGCACGCCCCGTGGTCGTACCCGGGCCGCGACGGCGCGGGCGCGTTCCGGGCCGCGCGGGCCACCGCACTGTGCCGCGCCCGGGAAGCCGCCGCGCCGTGA
- a CDS encoding FAD-binding dehydrogenase: protein MAYDADVIVIGAGLAGLAATAELVDAGRKVILLDQEPEQSLGGQAHWSFGGLFLVDSPEQRRLRIRDSHELAWQDWLGTAGFDRPEDHWPRSWAEAYVDFAAGEKRAWLHRQGVRLFPVVGWAERGGYDAMGHGNSVPRFHITWGTGPGLVAPFERRVRAGAARGLVELRFRHRVTGLSRTAGSVDTVSGEVLEPSDAERGRPSSREVAGAFELKAQAVIVTSGGIGGNHELVRANWPERLGTPPRRMLSGVPAHVDGKMLGIAEAAGGRIINRDRMWHYTEGIDNWNPIWPQHGIRILSGPSPLWLDARGKRLPVPLFPGFDTLGTLEHIMRTGHDHTWFVLTQKIIEKEFTLSGSEQNPDLTGKSIRGVLGRARAGAPGPVQAFMDRGADFVVERSLTDLVRRMNELTKEPLIAEEALRDAIVARDREIAHSFTKDLQVTAIRGARAYLGDRLIRTAAPHRLLDPKSGPLIAVRLNILTRKTLGGLETDLSSRVLTDGGAPLPGVYAAGEAAGFGGGGVHGYRSLEGTFLGGCLFSGRTAGRAAARAVS, encoded by the coding sequence ATGGCGTACGACGCTGATGTGATCGTGATCGGAGCGGGGCTCGCGGGCCTGGCGGCCACCGCGGAACTGGTGGACGCCGGACGGAAGGTGATCCTCCTCGATCAGGAGCCCGAGCAGTCCCTCGGCGGCCAGGCCCACTGGTCCTTCGGCGGTCTCTTCCTGGTGGACTCCCCCGAACAGCGCCGGCTGCGCATCCGCGACAGCCACGAGCTGGCTTGGCAGGACTGGCTGGGCACGGCCGGCTTCGACCGGCCCGAGGACCACTGGCCGCGCTCCTGGGCCGAGGCCTACGTCGATTTCGCGGCCGGCGAGAAACGCGCCTGGCTGCACCGGCAGGGCGTACGGCTCTTCCCCGTAGTCGGCTGGGCCGAGCGCGGCGGTTACGACGCGATGGGGCACGGCAACTCCGTCCCCCGCTTCCACATCACCTGGGGCACCGGGCCCGGGCTGGTGGCCCCCTTCGAGCGCCGGGTGCGGGCCGGGGCCGCCCGCGGACTGGTGGAGCTGCGCTTCCGCCACCGGGTGACCGGGCTGTCGCGCACCGCGGGGAGCGTGGACACCGTCAGCGGCGAGGTTTTGGAGCCCTCGGACGCCGAGCGCGGCCGGCCCAGCAGCCGTGAGGTGGCCGGCGCCTTCGAGCTCAAGGCCCAGGCCGTGATCGTCACCTCGGGCGGTATCGGCGGCAATCACGAGCTGGTGCGCGCCAACTGGCCCGAACGGCTCGGCACGCCCCCGCGGCGGATGCTGTCCGGGGTGCCCGCGCATGTGGACGGCAAGATGCTGGGCATCGCCGAGGCGGCCGGCGGCCGGATCATCAACCGCGACCGGATGTGGCACTACACCGAGGGCATCGACAACTGGAACCCGATCTGGCCGCAGCACGGCATCCGGATCCTGTCCGGACCGTCCCCGCTGTGGCTCGACGCGCGCGGCAAACGGCTGCCGGTGCCGCTCTTCCCCGGCTTCGACACCCTCGGCACCCTCGAACACATCATGCGGACCGGCCATGACCACACCTGGTTCGTGCTCACCCAGAAGATCATCGAGAAGGAGTTCACCCTCTCCGGGTCCGAGCAGAACCCCGATCTGACGGGCAAGAGCATCCGCGGGGTGCTGGGCCGGGCCAGGGCCGGCGCACCGGGGCCGGTGCAGGCGTTCATGGACCGTGGCGCGGACTTCGTCGTCGAGCGTTCGCTGACCGACCTGGTGCGGCGGATGAACGAGCTGACCAAGGAGCCGCTGATAGCGGAGGAGGCGCTGCGCGACGCGATCGTGGCGCGGGACCGGGAGATCGCCCACTCCTTCACCAAGGACCTCCAGGTGACCGCGATCCGCGGGGCCCGCGCCTACCTCGGGGACCGCCTGATCCGCACCGCGGCGCCGCACCGGCTGCTCGACCCCAAGTCCGGCCCGCTGATCGCCGTACGGCTGAACATCCTCACCCGCAAGACGCTCGGCGGTCTGGAGACCGACCTCTCCTCGCGGGTGCTGACCGACGGCGGCGCGCCCCTGCCCGGCGTGTACGCGGCGGGCGAGGCGGCCGGGTTCGGCGGCGGTGGGGTGCACGGCTACCGCTCGCTGGAGGGCACCTTCCTCGGGGGCTGTCTCTTCTCCGGGCGGACGGCGGGACGGGCGGCGGCGCGGGCGGTGTCCTGA
- a CDS encoding DMT family transporter, protein MTVILLALGAACCLGLGFVFQQAAAQHAPMKDYLSVRLLLDLVRMPLWLAGIGLMVVGMALGAIALGMGDITLVEPLLATNLLFAMALSRRLTRQRLGRSGWAGLWLLAGGVTAFIVAGQPQGGQRSADHLWQWLIMGMVLGTALLLAAVAKRERVHVSLEAALLGVAAGLIYGLQDALTRISGEHFSQGGWSALVTSWQPYAIVVLGVLALVLVQSAFESAPLRLSLPALTAAQPLAGIACGVGFLGDQLRVTPGALAWEVAGIVAVVAGIVLIGSHPAMPPGSGRRENVRELQPH, encoded by the coding sequence GTGACGGTGATACTGCTCGCCCTTGGAGCGGCCTGCTGTCTGGGACTCGGTTTCGTGTTTCAGCAGGCCGCGGCGCAGCACGCTCCGATGAAGGACTACCTCTCGGTACGTCTGCTGCTCGACCTGGTGCGGATGCCGCTGTGGCTGGCCGGTATCGGTCTGATGGTGGTCGGGATGGCGCTCGGCGCGATAGCGCTGGGGATGGGCGACATCACCCTGGTGGAACCGCTGCTGGCGACCAACCTGCTGTTCGCGATGGCGCTGTCGCGGCGGCTGACCCGGCAGCGGCTGGGCCGGAGCGGCTGGGCCGGGCTGTGGCTGCTGGCGGGCGGGGTGACGGCCTTCATCGTGGCCGGACAGCCCCAGGGCGGGCAGCGCAGCGCGGATCATCTGTGGCAGTGGCTGATCATGGGCATGGTGCTGGGCACCGCGTTGCTGCTGGCGGCGGTCGCCAAGCGGGAGCGGGTGCATGTGAGCCTGGAGGCCGCCCTGCTGGGGGTCGCGGCGGGCCTGATCTACGGGCTGCAGGACGCGCTGACCCGGATCAGCGGGGAGCACTTCAGCCAGGGCGGCTGGTCGGCCCTGGTCACCAGCTGGCAGCCGTACGCCATCGTGGTGCTCGGGGTGCTGGCGCTGGTGCTGGTGCAGAGCGCCTTCGAGTCGGCGCCGCTGCGGCTCTCGCTGCCCGCACTGACCGCCGCCCAACCGCTGGCCGGCATCGCCTGCGGGGTGGGGTTCCTCGGCGACCAGCTGCGGGTGACGCCCGGGGCGCTGGCGTGGGAGGTGGCCGGGATCGTGGCCGTCGTCGCGGGCATCGTGCTGATCGGCAGCCATCCGGCGATGCCGCCGGGGTCCGGCCGGCGGGAGAACGTACGGGAGCTGCAGCCGCACTGA